GACGGCGGCGACGCTCGCGTGGCGTGTACGGTCTGGCGGCTCGAGGGCGCGTGGGACCCGGAGTGAGCCGACGGCGCCGGCGTCAGCCGAACAGGTCGCCGAGCCCCTCCGCCGACACGTCCTCCGCTTCCTCCTCGGGTTCCGCCTCCGCTTCGGGCTCTTCTTCCTCGGCTTCGGCCTCCTCGGCCTCGGCGTCGGCTTCGGCCGGCTCGGCGGCGCCCGCGGCGGGGACGGCCGTCGCCTCGGCGACCGCTTCGTCGATGTCGACGTCCGCCAGCGCGGCGACGAGCGCGCGGACCCGCGAGTCGTCGACGTCGGCGCCGGCCGCCTCCAGGACCGCCGTCACGTTCTCCTCGGTCACCTCCCGGTCCGCCTCGTGCAGGATCATCGCGGCGTAGACGTACTCCATGGCTCCGCGGGCTCTTCCACCGAGGACCGCCTTAGAGCTTCCACCTTGCGGGTCGCCCCGCAAAGGAACTTGGCCCCGGTCGTGGTACGTCCGGCGGACGGCCCCGTATCGCCGTTCACTCCACCCATGACAGCCATCGCCAGACTCGAGGTCGTTCCGATCCGCGAGCAACGCATGTCCGAGGACATCGCCGCGGCGCTCGACGCCGTCGAGGCGTTCGACGTAACGTACGAACTGACGCCGATGGGAACCGTCCTCGAAGCCGACGACGCCGGCGAGATCTTCGCGGCCGCCCGCGCCGCCCACGACGCGATCGACGAGGATCGCGTGCTCACCTCGCTGGAGATCGACGACCAGCCCGACCGCGAGCAGGACCTCGGCGACCGGGTCGAGGCCGTCGAGCGCGAGCGCGGGCGCTCCTGACGCTTACGCCCCGAACGACAGCACGAGTTCCTCGCCGTCGCGCTCGAACTCGGTCCCGAACGGTTCCGATAGCTCCCGCATCCGCTCGCGGCTCCACCTCGCCGCCTCCGGTCCCGCCCGCTGGACGCGGCAGTCGTCGATCTCCGTCGGGAGCAGGCGGAGTTCCGTCGGCCGACCCTCGTCGTCCGCCGACAGTTCGAAGAGGAAGCCGCGGTCGTTTCGCAACCCGGGGTCGACCGCGTAGTCGTCGACGAAGTCGCCGGTGTCGTAACAGATCGGCGTTCCGTCGTACGCCTCGATCCCCTGGAAGACGTGGGCGCTGTGGCCGTGGACGACGTCGACGCCCTCGTCGACGAGCCAGCGGGCGAACTCGCGGAACGGCTCGGGCGGGGTCGTCCGCATGTTCGGCCCCCAGTGCAGCGAGGCGACGAGCAGGTCCGGATCGGCGGCCCGCGCCCGGCCGAGCGCCTCGCGGACGATCCGGCGGCTCCGGTCGTCGCCGGCGTCGATCTCGACCCACGCCGTCCCCGGCGAGTCCTCGTCGGCGGCGAACTCGGGCGTGTTGTCGGTCAGCGAGACGACCGCGACGTCGAGGTCGCCGGCGTCGAAGGTCGCGGGGTCGAGCGCCTCGTCGAGCGTCCGCCCGGCGCCCGCGCGGGCGATGCCCGCCCCGTCGAGGTGATCGAGGGTGTCCCGCAGCGCCGGCTCCTCGTAGTCGAGGACGTGGTTGTTCGCGAGCGCGCAGGCGTCGACGCCCGCGCGGGAGAGCGCCGGGACGGCCCAGTCGGGGTCCGCGCGGAAGTGAAACGGCCGGCGGGTCCGTCGCCACGGCCGCCCGCGCGTCGAGAGACAGCACTCGAGGTTGATCAGCAGGCCGTCGAGGTCCCGCAACCGGTCGTGGACGTCGCCCCAGACGGCGTCGACCGGCCGGCGTCGCTGGCGCCGGTCGACGACGCGCCCGAGCATGACGTCGCCGGTGAGTCCGATCCGGGCGACCATCGCGGCTCCGTTCGCCGCGAGGGGGGAAAAACCGTCCCCGTACCAGTCGGGGCGGCGACCGGTTGGGCGTCGCCTTCGGCTACGGATACGAGTATTCGTACGTCGCCGTCTCTTCTCCGCCCTCTCCGCCGAGCCGTCCGTCCGCGACGAGGTCGCCCAGCAGCGGCGGCAGGTCGTCGTCGCCCGCCGGCAGGTGCCAGTGGGCGAGTTTGCCGAGGAGTCGGGTGCGGTCGCCGTCGAGGCGCAGACGCATCGTCGGCGCCACGGTGCCGCCGAACCGGCGCAGTTGCTCCTCGCCGGGGAGGGTCCCGACGTCGTCGATGCCGAGGCCGCCGAGGTCGTAGTAGTTGAAGAAACTCGAAACCAGCAGTTCGCCCGCGTGCTCGTAGGCGAGCCACGAGTAGGTCTGGTACGGCGCGTTCGCGGGGTTGGTCAGCACCAGCCCGGAGCCGTTCAGCGGCCGGTACGGCCCGCGCAGCGAGTCCGCGACGAAGCCGTACAGCGCGTCGTGCCCCTCGAGGTCGGGCGCGAACGTGTGCAGGTGACTCGAGACGAAGAGGTGGTAGCGGCCGTCTCGCTCGACGACGTGGGGGCGCTCTAGCTCCTGATTGACCCCGACGGCGTCGAGGATCGGCTCCTCGAAGACCCAGTCGGTCGGGTCGCCGGTCGGCGACGTCGCGAGGCCGACCGAGCCGTTGAACGCCTGTCGTGCGGGGTCGCCGTCGGCGACCGCGGCACCCTCGGGGACGGGCGTGTTCGCCTCGAACAGGAGGTGGGTCTCGCCCGTCGCGGGGTCCTCGTAGAACCACGGGTCGCGGAAGGTGTAGATCATCCCGCGCGATTGCGCCTCGGTCTCGTAGCGGTCGCCGTCGGCCGCGAGCAGGATCTCGTGGTCGAACGGGCCGACGAGTTCGAGGCCGTCCCCGTCGGCGTCGATCCGGCCGCCGGCGCCGACGGCGATGCGCTGGTGGTAGGTAAGGTCGGCCTCGTCGCGGAAGCCGGCGGCGGTGTAGAAGAGGGACACGGTGCCGTCGTCGTCGTACAGCGCCGAACCGGCCCACTGCCGGGAGCCCAGGGCGCGTCCCGCCTCGAAGACGGGCCCGCCCGCGTGCCAGCGCTCGCCGTCGCGGGAGTAGAAGTACCGGATCGTCGCGACGTCGTGGCGTTTGCCCGGCAGGCAGTCCGCGGGGGCGGTCAGCGAGAAGATCACGCGCCAGCCGTCGACCTCGGCGATCGAACCGTCGCGCTCGCGCAGGAACCACGTGTCCCAGACGTGTACGTCCGGGGCCGGGTCGGCCGCCGGCGGGTAGACCACGGGGGCGGTGTTCGAAGGCGTCCGTTCGATTCGCTCGGCCTGCTCGCGGCTCCAGCCCGACCGCGCGCCGAACCCCGGCGCCGGGTCCGGGTCGTCGTCGACACTCATAGGCCATCGACCGCAGCGGGGCGAGTTAAACGTTTACTCGCGTCCGAGTCGCCGTTAAAAGGAGGGTCGCGATCAGTTGCAGTTCGAGCCGAAGTTCTGGGTGGCGTACAGCCGGCCGTCGTCGGTGACCGCGACGCCGATGCCCTCGGCGTCCCAGCGCGAGTCGAGCAGGTTCTCGCGGTGGCCGGGGCTGTCCATCCACTGCTGGACGCTCTTCTGGGCGACGGTCTCGGGGTCCTCGCCGGCGTGGTAGTTGTAGAGGGCGTTCTCGCCCCAGGCCTGACAGGTGACGCCGGCGCGGTCGTAGCGGTCGCCGACGGTCGACCCGTCGGAGCCGGTGTGCGAGAGGAACCGGTTCTCGGCCATGTCCTCGCTGTGCGCGCGGGCGACGGCGGCGAGGTCCTCGTCGTACTCGAGCGCACGGAGGCCGCGGTCGGTCCGCACCTCGTTTACCTCCTCGTGGATGGCGCGCTCGACCTGCTCCTCGTAGCTCAGTCCGTCGGCCGCGTCGTCGGTGTCGTCGGAGTCTTCGGGCTCGTCGGCGTCGGTCCCGTCGGAGTCTTCGAGTTCGTCCGCGTCGTCGGTCCCGTCGGAGTCTTCGAGTTCGTCCGCGTCGTCGGTCCCGTCGGAGTCTTCGAGTTCGTCCGCGTCGTCGGTCCCGTCGGAGTCTTCGGGTTCCTCGACGTCGGTCGAGTCGTCGGCATCGTCTGCGTCGTCGTCGACCTCGTCGTCAGCCTCGTCTCCCTCGTCGTCCGTCTCGTCGTCGTCGGACTCTTCGGACTCGTCCGCCCCGTCGTCGTCAGCGCCGTCGTCGGCAGGTTCGTCGGCGTCGCCGAAGTCGAAGTCGAACTCGAAGTCGTCGAAGGCGTCGAAGCTGTCCGAATCGTCGACGCCGACGGCGTCGTCGTCCCGATCCGTCGTGATCCAGTCGACGTCCACGACCGAGTCGCCGGACGCGCCGACGTCGACCTCGACGTCGAGGTCGCCGGTCTCGGTGACCGTCTCGACGGCGCCGTCCTCGGCGACGCCGTCCAGCAGGCTATCGACCCAGGCGAGGTCGACGTCGATCCGGTCCGCGAGCGCGTCGTTCGTTCCGTCCGTCGCGTCGTCCACACTCGCCGTCCCGGCCGCGGCGGCCGTCGGCGCGAGCAGACCCGCGAGGAGCAATCCGATACCCAGCCAGCACAGCGTTCGCGTCGCTGTCCGGCCTCTGGCGTGCAGTTCGCGTGCCATACGACTCCACCATTCGCTTTCGTTACTATGAACGTTTTCGAAGTAAAGTTAGATAACTTTCGGCGATACTCACTAAAATATTTATATCGTCGAAGACACGTGTCGCCCCGGCGGACGAACAGTCACCGTTTCATCGGGCGCGGCAGGGTGCCGCTGGAAGACGGTCGTTCACTCCGGGAGGAACTCGACGATGGCGTCGCTCACCCGCGCCGGACGGTCGACGTGGACCCAGTGGCCGGCGTCGGGGAACCGTTCGACGCGGACGTCGGTCGCGTACCGGTCGAGCCCCCGCGTCCGCTCGACGGCGAGCGCGGCGTCCCGCTCGCCCCACAGCACGAGCGTCGGCGCCGTCACGGGGTCGACCGGGTCGACGAGCCGCGGGCCGACGAGCGGAATCGCGCCGGGCAGGTGCTCGGGGACGGTCCTCCGGACGAACGCCCGGTAGTAGCCGAGCGCCGAGCGCAGCGCGCCCGGGCGTCCCATCGCCGCCGCGAACCGGCGCACGTCCTCGTCGGTGAACGCGTCCTCGCGGACCGTCCCCTCGCGGAAGAGGCGTTCGAGCGCGCGGAAGTCCCCCGCGCGAAGCCCGGCTTCCGGCAGTCGGGGGAGCTGGAAGTACAGCACGTACCACGACCGGGCGAGTTGTTCGAGCGAGAGTTCCCGGACGCCCTCGAACGGATGCGGCGCGTTCAGGACGACGAGGCGGTCGACGGCGTCGGGGTGAGCCGCGGCGGTCGCCCACGCGACGGCGCCGCCCCAGTCGTGACCGACGACGTGGGCGCTAGCGTCCGCACTCTCGCCCTCGCCCTCGCCCTCGCGGGCGACGGCCGCGATCAGGCCCGCGACGTCGCCGGCGAGGCGGTCGAGCCGGTAGGCGTCGATTCCGTGGGGTTTCTCCGAGCGGTTGTAGCCGCGCATGTCGGGCGCGACGACGCGGAAGCCGGCGTCCGCGAGCGCGGGAAGCTGGCGCCGCCAGGTGTACCAGCACTCGGGGAAGCCGTGCAGCAGGACCACGAGCGGGCCGTCCTCGGGGCCGGCCTCGACGTAGTGCAGGCGGACGCCGTCGGCGATCACCTCGCGGTGGGTCACGAGGGCGTCGACGTCGACCGCGGGACGGTCGGCCGTCGCCCGCGCGCTCCGAGTCGGTTCGGGCATACGCGGAGGGCCACCGGCCGCGGTGAAACCGTTTGGGTTCGCTCCGTGACGCGGGCGGGGAGAAGGGGGATGTGCAGGCCGCAGGCTTTAGCCGATGCCGGGGGTAGGGCGACGCCCTCCCACGATGATCGACGGAGACGACGAGCCTGCGGCGCGGTCGCCGACCCGGTCGTTCCACGGCGAGCGATCGAACGCCTACCTCTCGTGGGCGGCGGTCGTCGCGGTCCTGCTGGTCGGCGCGCGCGGCCTCCTCGACGGCGCGGTCCACGACGCCCTCTTCGCCGCGACCGTCGCGGCAGTGGCGCTCGTCCCCGTACTCGCGCTCGACTCGCGGCGGGCCGCGCTGCCGTGGGAGGTGACCGTCGTCGCGGTGCTCCCGGTCGTCGGCGCCGTCCTCGCGCCGGGCGGGTTCGCCCGACAGCTCACCCTCTACGCGGGGGCGGCGGCGCTCGCGCTCGCGCTCACCCTCGAACTGCACGCGCTCACCGAGGTCAGCCTCGAACGGTGGCTCGCGGTCGCGTTCGTGGCGATGCTGTCGGCCGCGCTCGCGGCCGGCTGGGCGACCGCCACGTGGCTGGGGGACCTCGTCGTCGGCACGGACGGCGTGCCGGGCAACGACCGGCTGATGTGGCTGCTGTTCGCGGCCACGGGGTCGGGGCTGGTCGCGGGCCTGCTCTTCGACCGCTACTACCGCCGGTTCCCCGGCGAGGAACTCGTCTCCGCGCCCGTCGACGGGGTCGACGAGGACGTCTTCGCGCGGCGGACGGACGTCGACGACTACCCGACGCTCGAGGACCGCCTCCCGGCGTCCGCGCGCCGCCAGCGGCTGGCGATCCGGGCGCTGCGTGTCGGCATCGTCGCCGTGCTGGCGTACGGCCTCGTCGCGTTCGAGGTCCGCGCCGCGGCGAACGCGGCCGGAATGCTCGTCGTCACCTACCTGCCCGCCGCCCTCCGGCGGCGGTACGGCCTCCCGTTCGACTCGGGGCTCGTCCTCTGGATCACGTTCGTGGCGTTCCTCCACGGGATCGGGTCGGCGGCGCTGTACGACCTGACATTCTGGTGGCACAACCTCACCCACCCGCTGTCGGCGACGCTCGTCGGCGGCCTCGGCTACGTCGCCCTCAGGACGCTCGACGCCTGCCGGGACGACGTTCACCTGCCGCCGCCGCTGCTCCCCGGCTTCGTCGTCCTGTTCGTCGTCGCGCTGGGCGTCTACTGGGAGTTCGGCGAGTTCGGGCTCGACGCCGTCGCCGGCGCGAGCGGTCTGGAGATGCCGCTGTCCCAGCGCGGCCTCCACGACACGATGACCGACCTCGTCTTCGACACGGTCGGCGGCGTCGTCGTGGCGCTGTGGGGCATTCCGTACCTCACCGATCTCACGGACGCCGTGATCGATCGGCTGGAGGACGGGTCGGTTCTCGGGCGGTGAGCCGCTGCGAGGACGGTCTCAGACCGTCGTGCCCATGTCGAGGACGAAAGCGCCGAGGATCGCCGCGAGGACCACGACCGTGGGGAGGTAGAGGACGAGGCCGAGTATCGCGGCGACGGCGGCCTTGCCCCCCGACACGTCGTGGAACGCGGAGAGCCCCTTGATCTGGAGGTAGAGGCCGTAGATGCCCAGCGCAAGGTTGACGATCGGCAGCCACCACAGCCCGAAACGGACGACCAGCGGGAAGGCGTACGCTTCGAGCGTCGTCGCGACCCCGCGTGCGCCGAACAGGTAGAGGACGCCGTGGGCGACGAGCGCCTCGACGACCGCCTGCACCCACAACAGCAGTCCGAACGCGACGGCGACTCCGGCCCCGAGGAGCGCCTCGCTGGGCGTCGAGAGGTTGCCGCCGACCCAGAGCAGGCCCAGCGGCACCATCGCCACCGCGCAGGTCAGCAACATGTACGCGAGCGGGTAGCCGACCCCGTGGGATTCGGCGTAGTTCGAGAAGAACGCGTCCGGATCCTTGATCATGTAGCCGGTGACCCCCCTCCACTGTTTCGTCAACTTCATGCCGAGAACCGTTCGGCTGATTTGATAAAAATCTATTGACCTGTTCGGGGGTTGACCCTGCAAATCGCGGCGAGAAGGAAGTCGCGTTATTCGTCAGCGACCGCGGGTCGGCGACGAGACGCCGCCCCGATCAGTCGTCGTCCTGCCCGTCCGAGACTGCGGGTCGGCGACGAGACGCCTCCCCGATCAGTCGTCGGACGGGGCCGCCGCCCCACCGTCGCCGCTGACGCCGGTGCCGGGGCCGATGTCGATCCCGAGTTCGTCGAGTTTCTCGTCGGGGACGACGCCGTCGACCCAGCCGCGGTGCTCGTAGTACTCTTCTTTCATCTCCTCGAGTTCGCAGTACTCGCCCTCGCTGGCGCCCTGACCGCGGACGCCGTCTTCGAGGAACCGCTCCGGCAGCGAGTCGTCGTCGCCGTCGAAGCCGACGAGGTTGTTGTAGTAGCGTTCGAGGTTGTAGATGCGCTTGCCGGCCTCCATCAGTTCGTCCTCGGTGACGTCGCGGCCGGTCATCCCGTTGTACTGGAGGACGTACTCCTCGATGCCCTCGGCGAAGGCGTTGAACTTGCAGATGTCGAAGCTGTCGGAGATGGCGTGGAGGTTCTGGAAGGCGGCCGTCAGTTCGCCCTTGCCCTCCCACTCGTAGGGATCGACCTTCTCGGGGACGCCGAGAATCTCCGCGGCGGGGGTGTACCCGCGCAGGTGGCAGGCCCCGCGGTTGGAGGTGGCGTAGCCGATGCCCATCCCCTTCATGCAGCGGGGGTCGTAGGCCGGAATCGTCTGGCCCTTGACGGCCAGCGAGTTGTCGTGGGCGTCGCGGGCCTCGGCGATCCGGCGGGCGCCCTCCGCCAGCAGGTCCGGGAGGCCGTCCTCGCGGTGGGCGATCCGCTCGATCATCTCGATCATGGTCTCGGTGTCGCCCCACTCCAACCCGCCGACGTCGTCGAGTTTGCCCTCCTCGGACATCTCCATGGCCATCGCCATCATGTTGCCCGTCTCGATGGTGTCGATGCCCATGTCGTTACAGCGGTCGATCATGAGCGCGACGTCGTCGCGCTCGCTGTGTCCGGAGTTCGGCCCGAGCGCGAACGCCGACTCGTACTCGTAGGACTCCATCCGGACGTTCATCTCCTCGCCTTTGTGCATCGCCTGCACTTCGACTTCCTTCTTGCAGGCGACCGGACAGGAGTGACACGTCGGCTCGTCGACGAGGATGTTCTCGCGGACGTTCTCGCCGGAGACCTCCTCGGCGTCGAGGTCCATCCCGAGTTCCTCGCGGGCGCTCTCGGTCGAGGTGTACCGGCCGTTGCGCGTCGGAAGGCCGTCCATCTCCTCGGTGATGTTCATCAGGACGTTCGTCCCGTACATCGAGAGCCCGCCCTCGTTGGGCGCGGTGACGTCCGACTCCTGGATGGCCTGCATCGCCTGCTGGTGGCCCTCCTTGAACGTCTCCGGGTCGGCGGGCTGGGGCATCCTCGTCGTCGACTTGACGACGATCGCCTTCAGGCCCTTGTTACCCATCACGCAGCCGGTGCCGCCGCGGCCCGAGGCGCGGTCGTCCTCGTTGATGATGCAGGCGTAGCGCACCTCGTTTTCCCCGCCGGGCCCGATGGCCATGATCGAGAGGTTCTTCCCGTAGGTGCCGTCGACCTCCTCTTCGATCGTGTCGCGGGTCTCGTGGA
The Salinilacihabitans rarus DNA segment above includes these coding regions:
- the rpl12p gene encoding 50S ribosomal protein P1; the encoded protein is MEYVYAAMILHEADREVTEENVTAVLEAAGADVDDSRVRALVAALADVDIDEAVAEATAVPAAGAAEPAEADAEAEEAEAEEEEPEAEAEPEEEAEDVSAEGLGDLFG
- a CDS encoding thiamine-binding protein codes for the protein MTAIARLEVVPIREQRMSEDIAAALDAVEAFDVTYELTPMGTVLEADDAGEIFAAARAAHDAIDEDRVLTSLEIDDQPDREQDLGDRVEAVERERGRS
- a CDS encoding CapA family protein is translated as MVARIGLTGDVMLGRVVDRRQRRRPVDAVWGDVHDRLRDLDGLLINLECCLSTRGRPWRRTRRPFHFRADPDWAVPALSRAGVDACALANNHVLDYEEPALRDTLDHLDGAGIARAGAGRTLDEALDPATFDAGDLDVAVVSLTDNTPEFAADEDSPGTAWVEIDAGDDRSRRIVREALGRARAADPDLLVASLHWGPNMRTTPPEPFREFARWLVDEGVDVVHGHSAHVFQGIEAYDGTPICYDTGDFVDDYAVDPGLRNDRGFLFELSADDEGRPTELRLLPTEIDDCRVQRAGPEAARWSRERMRELSEPFGTEFERDGEELVLSFGA
- a CDS encoding glycoside hydrolase family 68 protein, which codes for MSVDDDPDPAPGFGARSGWSREQAERIERTPSNTAPVVYPPAADPAPDVHVWDTWFLRERDGSIAEVDGWRVIFSLTAPADCLPGKRHDVATIRYFYSRDGERWHAGGPVFEAGRALGSRQWAGSALYDDDGTVSLFYTAAGFRDEADLTYHQRIAVGAGGRIDADGDGLELVGPFDHEILLAADGDRYETEAQSRGMIYTFRDPWFYEDPATGETHLLFEANTPVPEGAAVADGDPARQAFNGSVGLATSPTGDPTDWVFEEPILDAVGVNQELERPHVVERDGRYHLFVSSHLHTFAPDLEGHDALYGFVADSLRGPYRPLNGSGLVLTNPANAPYQTYSWLAYEHAGELLVSSFFNYYDLGGLGIDDVGTLPGEEQLRRFGGTVAPTMRLRLDGDRTRLLGKLAHWHLPAGDDDLPPLLGDLVADGRLGGEGGEETATYEYSYP
- a CDS encoding CAP domain-containing protein codes for the protein MARELHARGRTATRTLCWLGIGLLLAGLLAPTAAAAGTASVDDATDGTNDALADRIDVDLAWVDSLLDGVAEDGAVETVTETGDLDVEVDVGASGDSVVDVDWITTDRDDDAVGVDDSDSFDAFDDFEFDFDFGDADEPADDGADDDGADESEESDDDETDDEGDEADDEVDDDADDADDSTDVEEPEDSDGTDDADELEDSDGTDDADELEDSDGTDDADELEDSDGTDADEPEDSDDTDDAADGLSYEEQVERAIHEEVNEVRTDRGLRALEYDEDLAAVARAHSEDMAENRFLSHTGSDGSTVGDRYDRAGVTCQAWGENALYNYHAGEDPETVAQKSVQQWMDSPGHRENLLDSRWDAEGIGVAVTDDGRLYATQNFGSNCN
- a CDS encoding alpha/beta fold hydrolase, which translates into the protein MPEPTRSARATADRPAVDVDALVTHREVIADGVRLHYVEAGPEDGPLVVLLHGFPECWYTWRRQLPALADAGFRVVAPDMRGYNRSEKPHGIDAYRLDRLAGDVAGLIAAVAREGEGEGESADASAHVVGHDWGGAVAWATAAAHPDAVDRLVVLNAPHPFEGVRELSLEQLARSWYVLYFQLPRLPEAGLRAGDFRALERLFREGTVREDAFTDEDVRRFAAAMGRPGALRSALGYYRAFVRRTVPEHLPGAIPLVGPRLVDPVDPVTAPTLVLWGERDAALAVERTRGLDRYATDVRVERFPDAGHWVHVDRPARVSDAIVEFLPE
- a CDS encoding YIP1 family protein, with the translated sequence MKLTKQWRGVTGYMIKDPDAFFSNYAESHGVGYPLAYMLLTCAVAMVPLGLLWVGGNLSTPSEALLGAGVAVAFGLLLWVQAVVEALVAHGVLYLFGARGVATTLEAYAFPLVVRFGLWWLPIVNLALGIYGLYLQIKGLSAFHDVSGGKAAVAAILGLVLYLPTVVVLAAILGAFVLDMGTTV
- a CDS encoding aldehyde ferredoxin oxidoreductase family protein, with the translated sequence MTELGGFQDRVARVDLGEGSVGYESIDDEDAEKYIGARGLGVKYVFEQGPDVDPLGPDNLLAFVNGPLSGTQTTMSGRIAVVTKSPLTGTVTDSHHGGWSGARLKWSGFDGLLFEGQADDPVYAFVEDGEVELRDASHLWGKGVHETRDTIEEEVDGTYGKNLSIMAIGPGGENEVRYACIINEDDRASGRGGTGCVMGNKGLKAIVVKSTTRMPQPADPETFKEGHQQAMQAIQESDVTAPNEGGLSMYGTNVLMNITEEMDGLPTRNGRYTSTESAREELGMDLDAEEVSGENVRENILVDEPTCHSCPVACKKEVEVQAMHKGEEMNVRMESYEYESAFALGPNSGHSERDDVALMIDRCNDMGIDTIETGNMMAMAMEMSEEGKLDDVGGLEWGDTETMIEMIERIAHREDGLPDLLAEGARRIAEARDAHDNSLAVKGQTIPAYDPRCMKGMGIGYATSNRGACHLRGYTPAAEILGVPEKVDPYEWEGKGELTAAFQNLHAISDSFDICKFNAFAEGIEEYVLQYNGMTGRDVTEDELMEAGKRIYNLERYYNNLVGFDGDDDSLPERFLEDGVRGQGASEGEYCELEEMKEEYYEHRGWVDGVVPDEKLDELGIDIGPGTGVSGDGGAAAPSDD